The genomic segment GATGCCTGAATCGTGCATCGCCTTGACCATCGTTTTGAATTCATTCACTTCAGCGCCGACGCCGTTGTCCGATGCATACGCGGCTTTGGCGGCGAAGAAAGCGATCGAGTTGTAGCCCCAATAGTCGAACAACCGTTCGCCCGTCAGCGGATTGCGGCGCCAATTCCCCGATTCATCAAACTCATTGATGGGGAGCAGTTCGATGGCGGTGATCCCCAATTCCTTCAAATACGGGATCTTGTCGATCAGTCCCTTAAACGTGCCGGGATGTTTCACGCCCGAATTCTTGTTCGCCGTCATGCCCCGTACGTGCATTTCGTAGATAATCGTTTCCCACAACGGCCGATTGAGCGGTTGATCGAATTCCCAGTCAAATTCGCCGTCGACCACGACCGAATGCTGGCCGTGGACTTCGCCCCCTTCGGCAAGCGGATCGTGATGATGGTCGATGTCGTGCCGTGATCCCCAACGGGAACTTCCCGACACAGAACGGGCATAAGGATCGAGCAACACCTGATCGTAGTCGAATTTGTGGATGTGGTCGTGTGGTCCCTGCATGCGGTAACCGTATTGGATCCCCACATCGACGCCGCTCACAAAGGCATGCCACACCTGACCAGTGCGGTTGTAGTGCGGATCGAGCGGAAACTCCGCGATCGGCTCCATTTCGCCCGGCACGAACAACACCAACGTCACTCCGGTGGCGTGTTTTGAGAAAACGGCAAAGTTGATGCCGTGCCGCTGTAATGTCGGCCCCAACGGCATGGGCGATCCACGAGAGATGGAGAAATTACTATCAATGACCTGAAACAATTTTTCACGAATATTTTGGTCGACTGCCATAATTTTTTCGTCCGTCCCTGTTCTTGTAATAAACCGCATCCCAAAAGTACGGGACGCCCCTTCATCGGGAAGAGCGCCGGATCATCAACTCGTTTTTCTCAATAAGGTTGCAGCCGTCAATGTATTGCGCAACAACATCGTTATCGTCATCGGTCCGACTCCGCCCGGAACTGGACTAATCGCCCCGGCGACTTCGCAGACTTGATCAAAATCGACATCTCCGACCAATTTGCCTTCCAGCCGGTTGATTCCCACGTCAATGACCGCCGCACCAGGCTTGACCATGTCGGCCTTCACAAATAGCGGCAAACCGATCGCAGCGATCAAAATGTCTGCCTGACGTGTGATGTCGTTCAGGTCGCGTGTCCGACTGTGGCAGACCGTCACGGTCGCGTTGGCGGCTTCGCCTTTTTGCATTAGCATGTTGACCAACGGTTTGCCAACAATTTCGCTTCGCCCGATCACAACCGCATGTGCGCCGGCTGTCTGTACGCCATGATGAATTAACATTTGCTGGACGCCGCACGGCGTGCAGGGCAAAAAGCGTGGACGGCCTTGCACGATCAATCCCACATTCTCGGGATGAAATGCGTCGACATCCTTCAGGGCGGAGACGGCGTCAAGGACTGCTTTTTCTTCAATTTGCGCGGGTAAAGGCAACTGCACCAAAATACCATGCACGCTGTCGTTTGCGTTGAGTTGACCAATCAACTCCAACAATTCGGCCTGCGTGGTTTCCGCGGGAAGCCGATGCAAGGTGCTGCCGATTCCGACATTGGCGCAGGCGCGTTCCTTGTTGCGAACATAGACGGCGCTCGCCGGATCTTCTCCCACCAGCACCGCAGCCAAATGGGGCGTGACTCCGCTTTCGTTGGTGAAGGTGGAGACATCGCTGGCGATCTCCCCCCGCAATTTCTCAGCCAACGCCTTGCCGTCAATTATGTGTGCAGGCACGTCAAAAATTGTCCTTGTCGCTGGATTTCC from the Symmachiella macrocystis genome contains:
- the folD gene encoding bifunctional methylenetetrahydrofolate dehydrogenase/methenyltetrahydrofolate cyclohydrolase FolD, with the translated sequence MPAHIIDGKALAEKLRGEIASDVSTFTNESGVTPHLAAVLVGEDPASAVYVRNKERACANVGIGSTLHRLPAETTQAELLELIGQLNANDSVHGILVQLPLPAQIEEKAVLDAVSALKDVDAFHPENVGLIVQGRPRFLPCTPCGVQQMLIHHGVQTAGAHAVVIGRSEIVGKPLVNMLMQKGEAANATVTVCHSRTRDLNDITRQADILIAAIGLPLFVKADMVKPGAAVIDVGINRLEGKLVGDVDFDQVCEVAGAISPVPGGVGPMTITMLLRNTLTAATLLRKTS